In Phragmites australis chromosome 16, lpPhrAust1.1, whole genome shotgun sequence, one DNA window encodes the following:
- the LOC133896247 gene encoding uncharacterized protein LOC133896247: MAVSDDSGAHTTADQGGLGRGDKLLYPTRTAAGATEQGAAYCKPGMHAGTPQVVPNDMNEGALAEHVLRGLPILGLAVASSAVTALATGAPTPAMGFGLFLMLLVGLSAVSIRVLRA; the protein is encoded by the exons ATGGCCGTCTCCGACGACTCCGGAGCTCACACCACGGCGGATCAGGGCGGGTTGGGCCGTGGCGACAAGCTCCTCTATCCGACCCGTACCGCGGCGGGCGCAACCGAGCAGGGCGCGGCCTACTGCAAGCCCGGCATGCACGCCGGCACTCCTCAG GTTGTCCCAAATGACATGAACGAAGGAGCACTCGCTGAACACGTGCTCCGCGGCCTTCCAATCCTGGGACTCGCTGTCGCTTCCTCCGCCGTCACTGCGCTCGCCACCGGCGCGCCCACCCCGGCAATGGGCTTCGGGCTGTTCCTGATGCTGCTTGTCGGCCTCTCCGCCGTCAGTATCCGTGTGCTTCGTGCTTAG
- the LOC133895762 gene encoding uncharacterized protein LOC133895762 gives MVNSGAHTTADKGGVPSAAQHENDEAYLDYGFSAGRGEKPLYPTRTAAAATEQVAAYCNPGMHAGKAIPLSPQVVADKATADPAAAVGHDMNGRALAERVLCGLPILGLAVASSAVTGLATDAPTPTMGFGLFLMLLVGLSAASVRVLHA, from the exons ATGGTGAACTCTGGAGCCCACACCACGGCGGATAAGGGCGGAGTTCCATCCGCGGCCCAGCACGAGAACGACGAGGCGTACCTCGACTACGGTTTTTCCGCCGGCCGTGGCGAGAAGCCTCTCTATCCGACCCGTACCGCGGCGGCCGCAACGGAGCAGGTCGCAGCCTACTGCAACCCCGGCATGCACGCCGGCAAGGCCATCCCGCTTTCTCCTCAG GTTGTCGCTGATAAGGCGACGGCCGATCCGGCGGCAGCCGTCGGCCATGACATGAATGGTAGAGCACTCGCTGAACGCGTGCTCTGTGGCCTTCCAATACTGGGACTCGCGGTCGCTTCTTCCGCCGTGACTGGGCTAGCCACCGACGCGCCCACCCCAACGATGGGCTTCGGGCTGTTCCTGATGCTGCTTGTTGGCCTCTCCGCCGCCAGTGTCCGTGTGCTCCATGCGTAG